In Deinococcus maricopensis DSM 21211, one genomic interval encodes:
- a CDS encoding LON peptidase substrate-binding domain-containing protein: protein MSVPLFPLPNLVLLPGLVVPLYIFEPRYRALLARVQASGEPFGIVRIEVPRDASDRPVTERIARVGTLAYVREVVTHEDGTSSITVVGGERFRTVGYDESHSYLSAAVEVWPLEASPEPGVVLALAERVRVGVLAARSAEAAQAQAVMPEDAVLLASYAAAVLPLSGAERQAVLEASSLVDRLSLLVASLPPHVRTLN, encoded by the coding sequence ATGAGCGTGCCGCTGTTCCCGTTGCCGAACCTGGTGCTGCTGCCCGGGTTGGTCGTGCCGCTCTATATTTTTGAGCCGCGCTACCGGGCGTTGCTGGCGCGCGTGCAGGCGTCCGGGGAGCCGTTCGGGATCGTGCGGATTGAGGTGCCGCGTGATGCGAGTGACCGGCCGGTGACGGAGCGGATCGCGCGGGTGGGGACGCTCGCGTACGTGCGTGAGGTGGTGACGCATGAGGACGGCACGTCGAGCATCACGGTGGTGGGGGGTGAGCGCTTCCGGACGGTGGGGTATGACGAGTCGCACAGTTACCTGAGTGCGGCGGTGGAGGTGTGGCCGCTTGAGGCGTCGCCGGAGCCGGGGGTGGTGTTGGCGTTGGCGGAGCGGGTGCGCGTGGGGGTGCTGGCGGCGCGGTCGGCGGAGGCGGCGCAGGCGCAGGCGGTGATGCCGGAGGACGCGGTGCTGCTGGCGTCGTATGCGGCGGCGGTGTTGCCGTTGTCGGGTGCGGAGCGTCAGGCGGTGCTGGAGGCGTCGTCGCTGGTGGACCGGTTGTCGTTGCTGGTGGCGTCGTTGCCGCCGCATGTGCGCACCCTGAACTGA
- the gyrA gene encoding DNA gyrase subunit A has product MSSTLPVDITNEVKTNFINYAMNVIVDRALPDVRDGLKPVHRRIMYAMLQEGLFSNQKHAKSAAVVGEVMKKYHPHGDSPIYDAMVRLGQWWNMRYPMVDPQGNFGSIDGDMAAAMRYTEARMTKLAEELLADLEKETVDLKPNYDETTTEPSVLPSAVPNLLVNGSAGIAVGMATNIPPHNLTEIVNGLISIIDKPGRTAEEKAAQVSLDELMVHVQGPDFPTGGRISRSGIRDAYATGHAGLKVRGKARIDEKNGRTQIIISEIPYQVNKTNLIQTISAMYKAGKIPDISALRDESDRKEPVRIVVELKRGAIPTLVLNQLYKYTQLQTTFTVINLSIVNGEPKVLPLLDTMRYFLEHRADVVTRRTAYELRKAQERAHILEGLLKALDHIDEVIALIRRSQTGAEARDGLMTRFQLTDVQAQAILDMRLQRLVGLEREKLQGEYNELMTLIDRLKAILGDEKLLWREIKKELKDIRDRYGDERRSTITQLEEDISKEDLIAVEDMVITMTRAGYLKRTKLDAYRAQSRGGRGSSGGKLREEDVNTRVFVGSTHDYLLFFTDQGRLFHEKIYDLPEAGRDAKGTHIKNLLPGLRENESVASVLAIKDFDEAGSFVFATKRGMIKKTQIRDYGNITSAGLIALNLQDDDGLIGVGIQRDGDHIVLATSDGQAMRFGANEVRDTGRATQGVIGIRLRDGDHVVSMAVVPGDDEDSELLAISECGLGKRTPVSDYPSKGRGGLGVITLDVTEKTGKLVALARVAGDEELMVLTQKGTVIRTRVEEVRVTGRNAQGVKIINLGDGDCVISAFPIRKEDEL; this is encoded by the coding sequence GTGTCATCAACCCTCCCCGTCGATATCACCAACGAAGTCAAAACCAACTTCATCAACTACGCCATGAACGTCATCGTGGACCGCGCGCTCCCCGATGTTCGTGACGGCCTCAAACCCGTCCACCGCCGCATCATGTACGCCATGCTGCAAGAAGGCCTCTTCAGCAACCAGAAGCACGCCAAGAGCGCGGCCGTGGTCGGCGAGGTCATGAAGAAGTACCACCCGCACGGCGACTCCCCCATCTACGACGCGATGGTCCGCCTGGGGCAATGGTGGAACATGCGCTACCCCATGGTCGACCCGCAGGGGAACTTCGGCAGCATCGACGGCGACATGGCCGCCGCCATGCGCTACACCGAAGCGCGCATGACGAAGCTCGCCGAGGAACTCCTCGCCGACCTCGAAAAGGAAACCGTCGACCTCAAACCCAACTACGACGAGACCACCACCGAACCCTCGGTGCTGCCGTCCGCCGTCCCGAACCTGCTTGTCAACGGCTCGGCCGGCATTGCCGTGGGCATGGCGACGAACATCCCGCCGCACAACCTCACGGAAATCGTGAACGGCCTGATCTCCATCATCGACAAGCCGGGCCGCACCGCCGAGGAAAAAGCGGCGCAGGTCAGCCTCGATGAACTCATGGTCCACGTGCAGGGCCCGGACTTCCCCACGGGCGGGCGCATCAGCCGCTCCGGCATCCGCGACGCGTACGCCACCGGCCACGCCGGCCTGAAGGTGCGCGGCAAGGCCCGCATCGACGAGAAGAACGGCCGCACGCAGATCATCATCAGCGAGATCCCGTATCAGGTGAACAAAACCAACCTGATCCAGACCATCAGCGCGATGTACAAGGCCGGGAAGATCCCGGACATCAGCGCTCTGCGCGACGAGTCGGACCGCAAGGAGCCCGTGCGCATCGTCGTGGAGCTCAAACGCGGCGCCATCCCCACGCTCGTGCTGAACCAGCTGTACAAGTACACGCAGCTGCAGACGACCTTCACGGTCATCAACCTCAGCATCGTGAACGGCGAACCGAAAGTGCTGCCGCTGCTCGACACCATGCGCTACTTCCTGGAGCACCGCGCGGACGTCGTCACGCGCCGCACCGCGTACGAGCTGCGTAAGGCGCAGGAACGCGCCCACATCCTGGAAGGCCTGCTGAAGGCGCTCGATCACATCGACGAAGTGATCGCGCTGATCCGCCGCAGTCAGACCGGCGCCGAAGCGCGCGACGGCCTGATGACCCGCTTCCAGCTGACCGACGTGCAGGCCCAGGCGATCCTCGACATGCGGCTGCAGCGCCTCGTCGGCCTGGAACGCGAGAAGCTGCAGGGCGAATACAACGAGCTGATGACCCTGATCGACCGCCTCAAGGCGATTCTCGGTGACGAGAAGCTGCTGTGGCGCGAAATCAAGAAGGAACTCAAGGACATCCGTGACCGCTACGGCGACGAGCGCCGCAGCACCATCACGCAGCTTGAGGAGGACATCAGCAAGGAGGACCTGATCGCCGTGGAGGACATGGTCATCACCATGACCCGCGCCGGGTACCTGAAGCGCACGAAGCTCGACGCGTACCGCGCGCAGAGCCGTGGCGGCCGCGGCTCCAGCGGCGGCAAGCTCCGCGAGGAGGACGTGAACACCCGCGTGTTCGTGGGCAGCACGCACGACTACCTGCTGTTCTTCACGGACCAGGGGCGCCTGTTCCACGAAAAGATCTACGACCTGCCGGAAGCGGGCCGTGACGCCAAGGGCACGCACATCAAGAACCTGCTGCCGGGCCTGCGTGAGAACGAGAGCGTCGCGTCGGTGCTGGCCATCAAGGACTTCGATGAGGCGGGCAGCTTCGTGTTCGCCACGAAGCGCGGCATGATCAAGAAGACCCAGATCCGCGACTACGGCAACATTACGTCGGCGGGCCTGATTGCCCTGAACCTGCAGGACGACGATGGCCTGATCGGCGTCGGCATCCAGCGCGACGGCGACCACATCGTGCTCGCCACGAGCGACGGTCAGGCGATGCGCTTCGGCGCGAACGAGGTCCGCGATACGGGCCGCGCGACGCAGGGCGTGATCGGCATTCGCCTGCGCGACGGCGACCACGTGGTGAGCATGGCGGTCGTGCCCGGCGACGACGAGGACAGCGAACTGCTGGCGATCTCGGAGTGTGGCCTCGGGAAGCGCACGCCGGTGAGCGATTACCCCAGTAAGGGACGCGGCGGCCTGGGCGTGATCACGCTCGACGTGACCGAGAAGACCGGGAAGCTGGTCGCGCTCGCCCGCGTGGCCGGGGACGAGGAGCTGATGGTGCTGACGCAGAAGGGCACGGTCATCCGGACGCGCGTGGAGGAAGTGCGCGTGACGGGCCGTAACGCCCAGGGCGTGAAGATCATCAACCTCGGCGACGGCGACTGCGTGATCAGCGCGTTCCCCATCCGTAAGGAAGACGAACTGTAA
- a CDS encoding helix-turn-helix domain-containing protein — MLLEKTFVDAITYRPGAVILYPGKSDMLYRVQSGLVRVHTMDDEGNGLTLRYVKPGEFFGEEALAGVERHYFAEAVTDSTVDVINPALMNAEDNLEVTTHLVKTLDRAYDNIYRLVGKRLRARIAGELLELKDTALATQLQTGETMIYATHDELAAAVGSVRETVTKVVGELSREGVISAGYGKITLKNERALADIAAE, encoded by the coding sequence ATGTTGCTCGAAAAAACGTTCGTTGACGCCATTACCTACCGCCCCGGCGCCGTAATCCTCTACCCCGGCAAAAGCGACATGCTCTACCGCGTGCAAAGCGGCCTCGTCCGCGTCCACACCATGGACGACGAAGGCAACGGCCTCACGCTGCGCTACGTCAAACCCGGCGAGTTCTTCGGCGAGGAAGCCCTCGCGGGCGTCGAACGCCACTACTTCGCGGAAGCCGTGACCGACAGCACCGTCGACGTCATCAACCCCGCGCTGATGAACGCCGAGGACAACCTCGAAGTCACCACGCACCTCGTCAAGACGCTCGACCGCGCCTACGACAACATCTACCGCCTGGTCGGCAAACGCCTGCGCGCCCGCATCGCCGGTGAACTCCTCGAACTCAAGGACACCGCTCTCGCCACGCAGCTCCAGACCGGCGAAACCATGATCTACGCCACCCACGACGAACTCGCCGCCGCCGTCGGCAGCGTCCGCGAGACCGTCACCAAGGTCGTCGGCGAACTCAGCCGCGAAGGCGTCATCAGCGCCGGCTACGGCAAGATCACCCTCAAGAACGAACGCGCCCTCGCGGACATCGCCGCCGAGTGA
- a CDS encoding FAD-dependent oxidoreductase yields the protein MTHAYTQDRPLRVAVIGSGPSGVFAAEALIKQTDLPVQVDVFDRLPTPYGLVRYGVAPDHLKIKSVVSGFEKTLNDPRVRFLGHVEFGRDLTAEDLQQHYDATVYAVGASSDRRLGIPGEDLRGSLSATEFVAWYNGHPDAAARDMLLHASGVAVIGVGNVALDVSRILSKTVEELHESDIAPHALDALQRSHVSDVYILGRRGAAQAKFTTKELREFGELHVSEPIVKPEEIAVSDEELAGITDNTVKKNLEVLRDFAAREREGKERRLHIRFLVSPTEILDDGQGNVAGLKIERNRLDESGNAVGTGETEVLPVQMVLRSVGYKGVALPGVPFDERRGVIPNEGGRVTGLTGAYTAGWIKRGPSGVIGTNRQDAVESVRALLEDAASGALPLAPHASTDAVDALLRARGVDVYTFEDWQALDAHERAQGQATGRPRVKVVHREHMLRHRKTLA from the coding sequence ATGACGCATGCCTACACCCAGGATCGCCCGCTGCGCGTCGCCGTGATCGGCAGCGGCCCCAGCGGCGTGTTCGCCGCCGAGGCCCTCATCAAGCAGACGGACCTCCCCGTTCAGGTGGACGTGTTCGACCGCCTGCCCACCCCCTACGGCCTCGTGCGCTACGGCGTCGCCCCCGACCACCTCAAGATCAAGAGCGTCGTCAGCGGCTTCGAGAAGACCCTGAACGACCCGCGCGTGCGCTTCCTCGGCCACGTGGAATTCGGCCGTGACCTCACCGCCGAGGACCTGCAGCAGCACTACGACGCCACCGTGTACGCCGTGGGTGCCTCCAGTGACCGCCGCCTCGGCATCCCCGGCGAGGACCTGCGCGGCAGCCTCAGCGCCACCGAATTCGTCGCGTGGTACAACGGCCACCCCGACGCCGCCGCCCGCGACATGCTCCTGCACGCCAGCGGCGTCGCCGTGATCGGCGTCGGCAACGTCGCCCTCGACGTGAGTCGCATCCTCAGCAAGACCGTCGAGGAACTGCACGAGAGCGACATCGCCCCCCACGCGCTCGACGCCCTGCAGCGCAGCCACGTCAGCGACGTGTACATCCTCGGACGCCGCGGCGCCGCCCAGGCGAAATTCACCACCAAGGAACTCCGCGAATTCGGCGAACTGCACGTCTCCGAACCCATCGTGAAACCCGAGGAGATCGCCGTGAGCGACGAGGAACTCGCCGGCATCACGGACAACACCGTCAAGAAGAACCTTGAGGTGCTGCGCGACTTCGCCGCGCGCGAACGCGAAGGCAAGGAACGCCGCCTGCACATCCGCTTCCTCGTCTCCCCCACCGAGATCCTTGACGACGGCCAGGGCAACGTCGCCGGACTCAAGATCGAACGCAACCGCCTCGACGAGAGCGGCAACGCGGTCGGCACCGGCGAAACCGAAGTGCTGCCCGTGCAGATGGTCCTGCGGTCCGTCGGGTACAAGGGCGTCGCCCTGCCCGGTGTGCCGTTCGACGAGCGCCGCGGCGTGATCCCCAACGAGGGCGGCCGCGTGACCGGCCTGACTGGCGCGTACACCGCCGGCTGGATCAAGCGCGGCCCGAGCGGCGTGATCGGCACCAACCGCCAGGACGCCGTGGAAAGCGTGCGCGCGCTGCTGGAGGACGCTGCCAGCGGCGCTCTCCCCCTCGCGCCCCACGCGAGCACCGACGCGGTCGACGCCCTGCTGCGCGCGCGCGGCGTGGACGTGTACACCTTCGAGGACTGGCAGGCCCTCGACGCGCACGAACGCGCCCAAGGACAGGCCACCGGCCGCCCGCGCGTGAAGGTCGTGCACCGCGAGCACATGCTCCGCCACCGCAAAACGCTCGCCTGA
- a CDS encoding sensor domain-containing protein, which produces MDKGAAARRAHLAPSLPDGYFRAAFDTSPVGVAVLDARTGQVVHANPALLALTSVPLSGLIGRTGPELHLWPDGDPMRWTSPCERDTQLRARDGRVLPVTVNRCDLTVQGRPCTLLHVRAALSAPQGPPPHDALTGLPNRTTLMTRLEGLLRTARARTVGVLLVNFTAFPQVDATLGFQVGDAAVVAVAERLAQLTNAVPGAILGRIDGPLFVVARPAQSAADLEAYAEALLRNLDMPFEVQGHDLHLSPRVGLSVAPRDGVGAGTLFSRASVALAAACRRPIVNAEVYREALTQAARDRLRLEEDLRRAVRDGEGFVVEYQPIIDAARGVVASAEALIRWAHPTRGLLPPGAFMGLAEGSGLIVDLGRLVLRGACAQVAAWAREGLHVHLNVNVAAAQFERGDLVPTVAQALSDTGLPPAQLTLELSEQVLLEDAHNAAVQLARLRVLGVRVAVDDFGTGYSNLAGLVRLPVDDLKLDRSFMQDLELGGGALAVVESTLLLTRRLDLKVVVEGVETVPQLEQVRRLGCHLIQGFYFARPLSADAFLAFARAFEIRPS; this is translated from the coding sequence ATGGATAAAGGCGCGGCTGCCCGCCGCGCACACCTCGCGCCATCCCTGCCGGACGGTTACTTCCGCGCGGCTTTCGACACCAGCCCGGTCGGCGTGGCCGTCCTCGACGCCCGCACCGGCCAGGTCGTCCACGCGAACCCGGCGCTGCTGGCCCTCACCAGCGTGCCCCTCAGCGGCCTGATCGGGCGCACCGGCCCCGAACTGCACCTGTGGCCGGACGGTGACCCCATGCGCTGGACCAGCCCGTGCGAACGCGACACGCAGCTGCGCGCCCGCGACGGCCGCGTCCTGCCTGTGACCGTCAACCGCTGCGACCTCACGGTGCAGGGCCGCCCCTGCACGCTCCTGCACGTGCGCGCTGCTCTCAGCGCGCCGCAGGGCCCGCCTCCGCATGACGCGCTGACCGGCCTGCCCAACCGCACCACCCTCATGACCCGCCTGGAGGGCCTGCTGCGCACCGCGCGGGCGCGCACCGTGGGCGTGCTCCTCGTGAACTTCACGGCGTTCCCGCAGGTGGACGCCACGCTCGGCTTTCAGGTCGGCGACGCCGCCGTCGTGGCCGTCGCCGAGCGACTCGCGCAGCTGACCAACGCGGTGCCCGGCGCGATCCTGGGGCGCATTGACGGACCGCTGTTCGTCGTGGCGCGTCCCGCGCAGAGTGCCGCCGACCTGGAAGCGTACGCGGAAGCGCTGCTGCGCAACCTCGACATGCCCTTCGAGGTGCAGGGGCATGATCTGCACCTGTCCCCGCGCGTCGGCCTGAGCGTCGCCCCGCGGGACGGCGTGGGCGCCGGAACGCTGTTCAGCCGCGCGTCCGTGGCGCTCGCCGCCGCGTGCCGCCGCCCCATCGTGAACGCCGAGGTGTACCGCGAGGCGCTCACGCAGGCCGCGCGGGACCGCCTGCGTCTGGAGGAGGACCTGCGCCGCGCCGTGCGAGACGGCGAGGGCTTCGTCGTGGAGTACCAGCCGATCATCGACGCGGCGCGCGGTGTTGTCGCGTCCGCCGAAGCGTTGATTCGCTGGGCGCACCCGACGCGGGGGCTGCTGCCACCGGGCGCGTTCATGGGCCTCGCGGAAGGCAGCGGCCTGATCGTGGACCTGGGGCGCCTCGTCCTGCGCGGCGCGTGCGCGCAGGTGGCGGCGTGGGCCCGCGAGGGGCTGCACGTGCACCTGAACGTGAATGTCGCCGCCGCGCAGTTCGAGCGGGGCGATCTGGTTCCGACCGTGGCGCAGGCGCTGTCCGACACGGGCCTCCCGCCCGCGCAGCTGACGCTGGAACTGTCCGAACAGGTCCTCCTCGAGGACGCGCATAACGCGGCCGTGCAGCTCGCGCGGCTGCGGGTGCTGGGCGTGCGCGTCGCCGTGGACGATTTCGGGACGGGGTACTCGAACCTCGCGGGCCTGGTGCGCCTGCCAGTGGATGACCTGAAACTGGACCGCAGCTTCATGCAGGACCTCGAACTGGGCGGCGGGGCGCTGGCGGTCGTGGAGAGCACGCTGCTGCTCACGCGCCGCCTTGACCTGAAAGTGGTCGTGGAGGGCGTGGAGACCGTGCCGCAACTGGAGCAGGTGCGGCGCCTGGGCTGCCACCTGATCCAGGGCTTCTATTTCGCGCGTCCGCTCAGCGCCGACGCGTTCCTCGCGTTCGCGCGGGCGTTCGAGATCCGCCCGTCCTGA
- a CDS encoding NAD(P)/FAD-dependent oxidoreductase — MVTDVLVIGAGPVGLYAAFYVAWRGLRVVIADARPEPGGQLAALYPDKVMYDVPGFVEVRAGALVQHLVRQLDLPGVTWRLGETVQGLAPEEEGWVAALPGGAVRAGAVILAGGLGALQPRAASVPGAGSLPTFTDVMDARTLAPRRALVWGGVPQATRMAVDLADAGAHVTLAHRRALFRGSPEDLARLDALRAKGTLEVRAPADLQSLRAEEAVLDDVAVPVDVAFVLNGYLPDLAPLQGVRGLTWDGEYVVADEVGRTTLPGVFVAGDLSSSGGSFKLLSRGFSDAALTANHAAHHVNPDLKVRPGHSSDKRRPAR; from the coding sequence ATGGTGACGGATGTGCTGGTGATCGGCGCCGGCCCGGTGGGGCTGTACGCGGCGTTCTATGTGGCGTGGCGTGGCCTGCGCGTGGTGATCGCGGACGCGCGGCCCGAGCCGGGCGGTCAGCTTGCGGCGCTGTACCCGGACAAGGTGATGTACGACGTGCCCGGCTTCGTGGAGGTCCGTGCGGGCGCGCTCGTGCAGCACCTCGTGCGGCAGCTGGACCTGCCGGGCGTGACGTGGCGCCTGGGCGAAACCGTTCAGGGCCTCGCGCCCGAGGAGGAGGGCTGGGTCGCGGCGTTGCCGGGCGGGGCCGTGCGGGCGGGCGCGGTGATCCTCGCAGGCGGCCTGGGGGCGCTGCAGCCGCGCGCAGCGAGCGTGCCGGGCGCAGGGTCCCTGCCGACCTTCACGGACGTCATGGACGCCCGCACCCTGGCGCCGCGCCGCGCGCTCGTATGGGGCGGCGTGCCGCAGGCGACGCGAATGGCCGTGGACCTCGCGGATGCCGGCGCCCACGTGACGCTCGCGCACCGGCGCGCGCTGTTCCGCGGCTCGCCCGAGGACCTCGCCCGTCTGGACGCGCTGCGTGCGAAGGGCACGCTGGAGGTGCGCGCGCCCGCCGACCTGCAGTCACTCCGCGCTGAAGAGGCCGTGCTGGACGACGTGGCCGTCCCGGTCGACGTGGCGTTCGTGCTGAACGGGTACCTGCCGGACCTCGCGCCGCTGCAGGGTGTGCGGGGGCTCACGTGGGACGGCGAGTACGTCGTGGCGGACGAGGTGGGGCGCACGACCCTGCCGGGCGTGTTCGTGGCCGGGGACCTGAGCTCGTCAGGCGGGTCGTTCAAGCTGCTGTCGCGCGGGTTTTCCGACGCGGCCCTCACCGCGAACCATGCGGCGCATCACGTGAACCCGGACCTGAAGGTCCGCCCGGGTCACAGCAGCGACAAGCGCCGCCCGGCCCGCTGA
- a CDS encoding AAC(3) family N-acetyltransferase — protein MLNFLRRPNVTPADLDDALADLGLDGTQAAIAHVSLRSFGNVEGGASAVVDALRARTRTLVTPAFTYYTLLPGPTASIHATLHRESRVSSDIGAVPQALVDTPEAERSFHPALSYVAVGPDARAILNTQSLESPYAPIGALYDLDGVALLLGVDHSSNTSVHYGEHWAGMPLLTKYVPHGGRVVATAFPNCSADFEHVAPFVQARESRAGNARLRAYRVRDLVDAARTLIERDPEVLLCTYPGCRCQEVRRRVRAEGLTPRPHTPTLR, from the coding sequence GTGCTGAACTTCCTGCGCCGCCCGAACGTGACGCCTGCCGACCTGGACGACGCGCTCGCTGACCTCGGCCTCGATGGCACGCAGGCGGCCATCGCGCACGTGTCGCTGCGGTCCTTCGGGAATGTCGAGGGAGGTGCGAGCGCCGTCGTGGACGCCCTGCGCGCCCGGACGCGCACGCTCGTCACGCCCGCGTTCACGTACTACACGCTGCTGCCCGGCCCGACCGCGTCCATCCACGCCACCCTGCACCGCGAGAGCCGCGTCAGCAGCGACATCGGCGCCGTGCCGCAGGCCCTCGTGGACACCCCCGAAGCCGAACGGTCCTTCCACCCGGCCCTCAGTTACGTCGCCGTTGGCCCGGACGCGCGCGCCATCCTGAACACCCAGTCGCTCGAAAGTCCGTACGCGCCCATCGGCGCGCTCTACGACCTGGACGGCGTGGCCCTGCTGCTCGGCGTGGACCACAGCAGCAACACCAGCGTGCATTACGGCGAGCACTGGGCGGGCATGCCGCTCCTCACGAAGTACGTCCCGCACGGCGGGCGCGTCGTCGCCACTGCCTTCCCGAACTGCTCGGCGGACTTCGAGCACGTCGCGCCGTTCGTGCAGGCCCGCGAGTCGCGCGCCGGCAACGCGCGACTGCGCGCGTACCGCGTGCGGGACCTCGTGGACGCCGCCCGCACCTTGATCGAACGCGACCCGGAAGTGCTGCTGTGCACGTACCCCGGCTGCCGCTGCCAGGAGGTGCGCCGCCGCGTGCGCGCCGAAGGGCTCACGCCCCGCCCGCACACGCCCACGCTCCGCTGA
- a CDS encoding glutamine synthetase III — MNHDQDVLTAARNWRLDPRELHAPSKVIEEVFASDVLTLDALRQRLSRPVFKSLQATLERGAVLDPSIADTVALAMKTWAMEKGATHYTHWFQPLTGATAEKHDSFVSPTDEGGAIATFSGKELIQAEPDASSFPSGGLRATFEARGYTAWDPSSPAFIMRHANGATLCIPTAFASWTGEALDLKTPLLRSIEALNQAVTPALKLFGTKANRVGSTLGAEQEYFLIAEEYYYRRPDLAMSGRTLFGAKPPRGQELEDHYFGAIPDRVLSFMTDAEHQMYALGIPVKTRHNEVAPGQFEIAPIFEQSNIAADHQQLVMQVLRNTARKYGLVALLHEKPFAGVNGSGKHCNWSMSTDAGDNLLEPGDTPHENIQFLFFCAAVIKAVDEHQDLLRVSVASASNDHRLGANEAPPAIISIFLGSELTDILDRVESGEGGRGTEAGVLGLGTSVLPPLPRHAGDRNRTSPFAFTGNKFEFRAAGSSQSISMPITVLNTIVADAVQQLTAELQAKLDGGQSLEDAVGDIIKATYTKHKRIVFNGDGYSEAWHIEAEQERGLLNLRTTLDAIPHLSSAKNVALFEKFGVLSEREVKAREEIMYDIYFKTVNIEGETTEYIAQTMLLPATINYLRDLSSVQVGRAAQALTQEVTALTDELYDALQDLRAQNAATGGEEIHEKAHHMRDHVLPAMQAVRAAADRLERVVSDAHWPLPSYRQLLFMK, encoded by the coding sequence ATGAACCACGATCAAGACGTGCTGACCGCCGCCCGCAACTGGCGCCTCGACCCCCGCGAACTCCACGCGCCGAGCAAAGTCATCGAGGAAGTCTTCGCCAGTGACGTCCTCACTCTCGACGCCCTGCGCCAGCGCCTCAGCCGTCCCGTGTTCAAGAGCCTCCAGGCGACCCTCGAACGCGGCGCCGTCCTCGACCCGAGCATCGCCGACACCGTCGCGCTCGCCATGAAGACCTGGGCGATGGAAAAAGGCGCCACGCACTACACCCACTGGTTCCAGCCGCTCACCGGCGCCACTGCCGAGAAGCACGACAGCTTCGTGAGCCCCACCGACGAGGGCGGCGCCATCGCCACCTTCAGCGGCAAGGAACTCATCCAGGCTGAACCCGACGCCAGCAGCTTCCCCAGCGGCGGCCTGCGCGCCACCTTCGAAGCGCGCGGCTACACCGCCTGGGACCCCAGCAGCCCCGCGTTCATCATGCGCCACGCCAACGGCGCCACCCTGTGCATCCCCACCGCGTTCGCCTCCTGGACCGGCGAAGCGCTCGACCTGAAAACCCCCCTGCTGCGCAGCATCGAGGCGCTCAACCAGGCCGTCACGCCCGCCCTCAAGCTGTTTGGCACCAAAGCCAACCGGGTCGGCAGCACCCTCGGCGCCGAACAGGAGTACTTCCTGATCGCCGAGGAATACTACTACCGCCGCCCGGACCTCGCCATGAGCGGCCGCACCCTGTTCGGCGCGAAACCCCCGCGCGGCCAGGAACTCGAGGACCACTACTTCGGCGCCATTCCCGACCGCGTACTCAGCTTCATGACCGACGCCGAACACCAGATGTACGCCCTCGGCATCCCCGTCAAGACCCGTCACAACGAGGTCGCGCCCGGCCAGTTCGAGATCGCGCCCATCTTCGAGCAGAGCAACATCGCCGCTGACCACCAGCAGCTCGTCATGCAGGTCCTGCGCAACACCGCCCGCAAGTACGGCCTCGTCGCGCTGCTGCACGAGAAGCCCTTCGCCGGCGTGAACGGCAGCGGCAAGCACTGCAACTGGAGCATGAGCACCGACGCGGGCGACAACCTCCTCGAACCCGGCGACACGCCGCACGAGAACATCCAGTTCCTGTTCTTCTGCGCCGCCGTCATCAAGGCCGTCGACGAGCACCAGGACCTGCTGCGCGTCAGCGTCGCCAGCGCCAGCAACGACCACCGCCTCGGCGCGAACGAAGCGCCGCCCGCCATCATCAGCATCTTCCTCGGCAGCGAACTCACGGACATCCTCGACCGCGTCGAGAGCGGCGAGGGCGGGCGCGGCACCGAAGCGGGCGTACTCGGCCTCGGCACCAGCGTCCTGCCGCCCCTTCCGCGCCACGCCGGCGACCGCAACCGCACCAGCCCGTTCGCGTTCACCGGCAACAAGTTCGAGTTCCGCGCCGCCGGCAGCAGCCAGAGCATCAGCATGCCCATCACGGTGCTGAACACCATCGTCGCGGACGCCGTGCAGCAGCTCACCGCCGAACTCCAGGCGAAACTCGACGGCGGTCAGAGCCTTGAGGACGCCGTCGGCGACATCATCAAGGCCACGTACACCAAGCACAAGCGCATCGTCTTCAACGGCGACGGCTACAGCGAAGCGTGGCACATCGAGGCGGAGCAGGAGCGTGGCCTGCTGAACCTGCGCACCACCCTCGACGCCATCCCGCACCTCAGCAGCGCCAAGAACGTCGCGCTGTTCGAGAAGTTCGGCGTGCTCTCCGAGCGTGAAGTCAAAGCGCGCGAAGAGATCATGTACGACATCTACTTCAAGACCGTCAACATCGAAGGCGAAACCACCGAGTACATCGCGCAGACCATGCTCCTGCCCGCCACCATCAACTACCTGCGCGACCTGTCCAGCGTCCAGGTCGGCCGCGCCGCGCAGGCCCTCACGCAGGAAGTCACCGCCCTGACGGACGAACTGTACGACGCCCTGCAGGACCTCCGCGCACAGAACGCCGCGACCGGCGGCGAGGAGATCCACGAGAAGGCGCACCACATGCGCGACCACGTGCTCCCCGCCATGCAGGCCGTCCGCGCTGCCGCCGACCGCCTGGAACGCGTCGTGAGCGACGCGCACTGGCCGCTGCCCAGCTACCGCCAGCTGCTGTTCATGAAGTAA